Proteins from a genomic interval of Nerophis lumbriciformis linkage group LG01, RoL_Nlum_v2.1, whole genome shotgun sequence:
- the gnb1a gene encoding guanine nucleotide-binding protein G(I)/G(S)/G(T) subunit beta-1 has translation MSELDQLRQEAEQLKNQIRDARKACADATLSQITANIDPVGRIQMRTRRTLRGHLAKIYAMHWGTDSRLLVSASQDGKLIIWDSYTTNKVHAIPLRSSWVMTCAYAPSGNYVACGGLDNICSIYNLKTREGNVRVSRELAGHTGYLSCCRFLDDNQIVTSSGDTTCALWDIETGQQTTTFAGHTGDVMSLSLAPDTRLFVSGACDASAKLWDIREGMCRQTFTGHESDINAICFFPNGNAFATGSDDATCRLFDLRADQELMVYSHDNIICGITSVAFSKSGRLLLAGYDDFNCNVWDTLKADRAGVLAGHDNRVSCLGVTDDGMAVATGSWDSFLKIWN, from the exons ATGAGTGAACTGGATCAGCTACGCCAGGAGGCTGAGCAGCTCAAGAACCAGATCAGA GATGCCAGGAAAGCGTGTGCTGATGCTACCCTGTCCCAG ATTACAGCTAACATTGACCCTGTTGGCCGAATTCAGATGCGCACTCGTAGGACACTGAGGGGGCATCTGGCtaaaatctatgccatgcactgGGGCACTGATTCAAG GCTTTTGGTCAGTGCCTCCCAGGATGGCAAGCTCATTATTTGGGATAGCTACACCACAAACAAG GTCCATGCCATTCCGCTGCGCTCCTCTTGGGTGATGACGTGCGCCTATGCCCCTTCTGGGAACTATGTTGCCTGTGGGGGCTTGGACAACATCTGCTCCATCTACAACCTGAAGACCCGTGAGGGAAATGTGCGTGTTAGCCGCGAGCTGGCTGGACACACAG GTTACCTGTCCTGCTGTCGCTTCCTGGATGACAATCAGATTGTCACCAGCTCTGGAGACACCACCTG CGCTCTGTGGGACATTGAGACTGGACAGCAGACAACTACGTTTGCTGGTCACACTGGTGATGTCATGAGTCTCTCTCTGGCACCTGACACCAGGCTGTTTGTGTCTGGGGCCTGTGATGCCTCAGCAAAGCTGTGGGACATCAGAGAAGGAATGTGCCGGCAGACCTTCACTGGCCATGAGTCGGATATCAATGCCATTTGC TTCTTCCCTAATGGCAATGCCTTTGCCACTGGCTCAGATGATGCCACATGCCGGCTGTTTGACCTGCGTGCTGACCAGGAGCTAATGGTGTACTCACATGACAACATCATCTGTGGAATCACCTCCGTGGCATTCTCCAAGAGTGGCCGTCTACTGCTGGCTGGCTATGACGATTTTAACTGCAACGTCTGGGACACTTTGAAGGCTGACCGTGCAG GTGTTCTGGCTGGTCATGACAACCGGGTGAGCTGCTTGGGTGTGACTGATGACGGCATGGCAGTGGCAACAGGGTCCTGGGATAGCTTCCTCAAGATCTGGAACTAG